A genomic window from Sulfurospirillum multivorans DSM 12446 includes:
- a CDS encoding adenine nucleotide alpha hydrolase family protein, translated as MTIPSSNIFAQAGVEIQNTFSDLTVLSMGLGQDSTTILFKIVYDAEFRARYAPEKLLVLFSDTGNEHPFTYQYRDEVIIPFCEEHGIEFTTISSDMGYHAPSWKSLVYQWEIPPRANIGSVAFHKSCTHQLKLNPQYNYVEKWLMENYDIPKMARKRAYAYFAKYFGKIRWLVGIAKGEEKRVQDAEKETIAWKKQSVIVEYPLLGVGMDRSACQAYIKSLGFQLPMPSNCMFCPYGSNHLELLWLYHSYPDRFNEWVQLEQNKLNAWSDMPVKNLGVCGKLHKDGERRGEAVTLLDVLEEAKAKYPNMQLEDLQEYKWSHGHCVASKY; from the coding sequence ATGACAATCCCTTCTTCTAATATCTTCGCACAAGCTGGCGTTGAGATACAAAATACATTCAGTGATCTTACTGTACTAAGTATGGGCTTGGGTCAAGACAGCACAACCATTCTCTTTAAAATTGTTTATGATGCGGAATTTCGTGCTCGTTATGCGCCTGAAAAGCTCTTAGTGCTCTTTAGTGACACTGGCAATGAGCACCCTTTTACCTATCAATATCGTGATGAAGTAATCATTCCTTTTTGTGAGGAGCATGGAATTGAATTTACAACAATTTCAAGTGACATGGGCTATCACGCTCCAAGTTGGAAAAGTCTTGTGTATCAATGGGAAATACCGCCTCGTGCTAATATTGGAAGCGTAGCATTTCATAAGAGTTGCACACACCAATTAAAACTTAACCCTCAATACAACTACGTTGAAAAATGGCTTATGGAAAATTACGATATTCCAAAGATGGCACGCAAGAGAGCCTATGCTTACTTTGCCAAATACTTTGGAAAAATCCGTTGGCTCGTAGGAATCGCAAAAGGTGAAGAGAAGAGGGTGCAAGATGCTGAAAAAGAGACGATTGCGTGGAAAAAACAATCTGTTATCGTTGAATATCCTTTATTGGGTGTTGGTATGGATCGCTCTGCGTGTCAAGCTTATATCAAATCACTTGGATTTCAACTCCCAATGCCTAGTAACTGTATGTTTTGCCCGTATGGTTCCAATCACTTAGAGCTTTTATGGCTCTATCACTCCTATCCTGATCGTTTTAATGAGTGGGTACAGCTTGAACAAAACAAGCTCAATGCGTGGAGTGATATGCCCGTTAAAAACCTAGGTGTATGTGGGAAGCTTCACAAAGATGGTGAACGTAGAGGCGAAGCCGTTACGCTTCTTGATGTACTTGAAGAGGCAAAGGCAAAATATCCAAACATGCAACTTGAAGATCTGCAAGAATACAAATGGTCACACGGTCATTGTGTGGCAAGTAAATATTAG